The genomic window TTCGTGGGCCGGGCCGGATTTCAAGCCTGATGGCTAATTGGTGGTACTGCAAGGACTTTGTGTGCGTATGCCTTCTCTCCCCGTCTATACGGGCTTCGGCAGTAATATATGGGCCGGACGCATAAAAACCTACTTTTCGTGGGCCGTGCTCGGCTCTTCTGTTGGAAGTTTGACTCAGTGTGGACCAGCCCAACAAGATGCAACCAGCATGCATGATGACTCTTGTGGTCCTGCGGCCGTATTGCGTCGTGTTCAGTGTTCTTTCTCCGAGGGTCAGTGGGCCAGCTGAGCCCGGGCCCGTTAATCTTCACGTGGACTTGTTGTCGTGGACACTTGCATGATCCAACGCCGGGACCGGCCGTCCGTACACCGGAGACCACCACTGCTCCGCGAGACGCAACGAGTTGGCTTTTCTCCCTTGTCCCCAACGACCGCTACGACATCATTTCATCCCCTCTCCCAACCAGATCCACCAGACTACCCCAGCGCCCGATCGGCCGTCAGCAACGCAGGTGACACAAGGCAGCGGCTCGAAGCAATCTGGATGGATGGCTCATGGTCATGGATAGATCGCACGCTCCATCAAACCGGGGGACCGTTCGTGCTTTCTAGTCAGTAGTCACCACTCGCCACCAACCAAAAGTCCGACGACCTAACTCCGTCGCGTCCTACACCAGGCATGCCACTGTCATCGACGTGCCCTCGCGCGATCCCGGCACGCCCGCACTGGCCTAGGCCTACGCGTCCCCGCAAGCTTTAGCCGTCGGTCGTGCCGGGAGAGACGCGAGACCACACAGCCGGCTCGCTCGATCGGTCACATGCGTCCGCACCGTGTGTCCATGCTGATCCGCGATTCCCCCAAAAGCCCAAAGGCGTCAGCGTCAAGAACGGGACCCGATAGAGCACGTGACGCGAATCGCACCAGCCACCAGGCAAGTCCTCACCCACCGTGCCATCGTAGTACAGTGCACTGCCTTGTCCGGCGGGCCTCATCTCAAGTTCTGAGCTGTGCTGCGTTTGCTCCATGGATCAGAGAACTAGAGCGTGCAAGGACCCACGTCCAGGGTTACAGCCTGTTCCGCCACCAACTCTGGAAGCTTTGCGACAGATCCAGCGTTACTACGCTTTTCTTCTCCGAACACCCACGACTTCGACATGACGGGTGCCCATGAGCTTCGCCTATGCATCATGTTCCCTTCCGCCTCAACACGTCAAAGCGATCATCAAAAAAGCAGCATGGCGGTGGAGTTTGCCCATAACCACAAGCAACAAGCAAAGGCAGGCGCTGGCAGCAGATTAAAAAAGTTGTCATGTCACGTTTGTTCGCGCAACTTAAGCTAAGCTCCGCTCGCTGCTCTTAGCGAGAGAGGGATGGCAAGTTTTGTTTCATGTTTCCTGATGAGTTATTGGCTAGACCCAAAACTCATACTGTCCACGGTAATGTGAAGCGCAGGGAACATCTTTGAGAGCGTGTTTAGTTGCCTAAATTTGGAAATTCAGACTaatatagcactttcgtttttatttgacaaatagtgttcaatcatggactaattaggctcaaaacgttcgtctcgcaatttccaacaaaactgtgcaattagtttttttttcgcctacatttaatgctccatgcatgtatcgcaagattcgatgtgatgggtactgtagcacttttttggattttggggtgggaactaaacaagggatGAGTTATTACTGATTCATGCAGCGATAAATCTCACATGCAGTGGAGCCAGAGAGGGACAGAGACACTGATCACGGAGTAGCAACTAGCAGGAAACAGAGCTTTCAAATTGAAAAAGGTCAAATAAACAACCGTGCCACGCAGACCATCCACTTCATACAATTCCAAACGGGTAAAGAGTGTGACATGAAAGAAATAGCATTACATAAGCATATTGTTCGAAAATTTAGGAGCATGATACTAGTAGTGAAGTATTTGTTGGCGCCTCAAGATACGATAAGGCCAGCACCAAGGAGTCGTCAGCTCTGAGACGTTGGGATCCACATGGTACTTGTTCATCTGCAAGGCCGTGCTAGATTTAGAAGGTTTGCAGAACGAAAGGATCAAAACCTGAAAAAAGAACTGTGCTTACCTTGACGGTATTCCATTCGGCGATCTGGAGCTGGTGTTGGAGAAGTCAGAGGTCGCCATGGGAATGGAGATGGAGAGCTGGGTGGCCGAGAAGCCAAGGTTGTTGTCCTCAGGCAGCTCTGGCCACGACTCCCTTGACTTGGGCCATTCGTCAAAGAAAGGGCGCAGCGTCTGGTTCTCCTGCTTGGCGGTCACAAAGTCACTCCCGAAGAAAGAGAGAGGCTCCCTCTGGGTCTTCGGCAGTGAGGCGATGGTGCTCTCATCCAGACCGCTCAGCGTGCCGAACAGAGGGTAGCTTGTGGCTTGAAATGTGGTGGTTTGGGATGGCAACAGGCGCCATGAGTTGTCCATGGATGTATCCATGCCGCCGGGCAAGAGCTGGCTGTGTTCATCAGACAGAGATTTCACCCCATATGCAGAGTACCTGGATTTCAGATGCCACAAGGAAATGCCAGCAAAAGTAAGCACGTCAGTCTGGAGATCAACATGATCCACCAGCAAATGGACAAACTCTTGTTGGTCACACGACACAAACCATGTTTACTGAAACAGTTGTAGTATTATTGGTTGTGCTATTGTGTAGCAGGAATTCTCTGAAAAGCATGCAGCCATTCATGACAAAAGACAAGAGAAACAACAGTGGGAAGACCAATCATGTAAGCAAACACAAAGATCATGTGCCCTGCAGGTAACCCTACAATGACAGAGCTTGGGTAAAGCAGTGTAAATTTGCAAAGTGCCGAGGGGTGCACAAAAGCTTCGGCGTGGGCGTGCAAAAGGAGATGGCCAAAGGATACTATCAATCTATCATGCTACTAGCCTTTTCAGATTTATTAGGTTCCAGGCACATGGATGAGACGTTTCCGGgcagaaaagcaaaaaaaaacacGCCAGTTTTCTGTGAGCAGTTCTGCCGTTATTTCCAGTCCGACAACGAGCATGCAGCGCAAGGAGAAAAACAGCAGCAGTCCGCAGAAGAATAATAAATGTGGAGGTCTAGTACGACAGAGCAGGAACATATAGAGATGCAGGCACTAGTTCTGAACATAGAGCCCAGATGTGTTTCATCATCACGATCTGTGAAGGATGATGGAACACCCTGCTCTGCGTACCAGAAAGCGTCATCTTCTCAGGATGAAATCAGGTCCCAGaaagcatgaccagatcaaagggAGCAGAGGGCTAAGCAGAGATGACTGATGTTTTTCTGTGGTAGTCCCGAGTGCAGAGGCAGAGATTTTTCAGTTCTTCGCTACTACTACTTGTCTGATGACAGATCTCAGATAATAActggggcctcgtttagatgccttccaaattccaagttttttcactctctctccatcacatcaatttttagtcacttgcatggagtattaaatgtaggtacaaaaaaataactaattacacagtttagttggaaatcacgagatgaatcttttgagcctagttgatccacgattggacaatatttaccaaataagacgaaaatggtacTATTCATTGGGTTCactttttttcgcaatctaaacgaggcctgggGCAGATAATAAAAAGTGCTTCTGTATGCACTACTCACAAGTCTGATCCACACTGCTGTCTAGTGTCCGTATTACTGAATGCAAATCATAAAAGCAATCCATCACATGACCACACTGATGAAACAATGCATCACAACAGATTAGCAGGCATTCATCATCCAACGGATGCCATGACCCATCTGACACCGATCAGGGAGCCTAACACCATCTACTACTAGTACTAAACAGTGGGATATGACACAGGTTGTTGCAGAAAACATAAAGAAACTCACCTGAGATCTTTGCTCCCTCCACCAGCAGCAGTCGCGTAAGCAGCAGCACTGTCCATGTGCAGCAGAGAGGCGGGCCCCATGCCGAacgtgccaccaccaccacctactaccccgccgccgccgccgttgccggcGAGGACCGACGGGTACAGCGAGTGGTTCTGGAAGCCAGCAGCTGGCGCgggggcctgctgctgctgctgctgctggggggcgggcggcggcggcacgagCTGCGCTTCCACAGGCTTTCTTGAACGGTTGCGGCCGCGGTGCATGTGGCGCTCGCAGTACTTGGAGTCCGGGGCGGCCTCCTTGGAGCACCGCCACTTCTTGCCGTCCGTACGCCGGCACCGCCCGGGCTCCGGGTCCACCTTCTTGCCGAAGTAGGTCCCATACCCAACTGCAAGGAAACCACACACGCAAGAGGAGTGAACCCCAGTGAGTCAATGGCTATGGCTGGCACGATGCGCATACTACATGTGTACGTGCGTACGAATAAGTTTTGTGTTCTTATACGATCGTGATTATAAGCATATTTTTCtatcacatcaaaccagccaaacCAGCTTACGATCATTTAGGACGAAACGAACATCCTGTTGGAGCCGGGGAGCAATACCGGAATGGGCACTTTTCCAATCAGACGAAAGAACCAAAAAATGAAACGCGTCCCATCTTTGCTCATCCAATCAGACCAAAGAATCAACCAAATATGAAACGCGTCCAATATTCGGCACAAGTTATCACACAAGAACAGATCTACCGACTACCGAGTCATTTTTTAGGCTTTATTTATTTACCCCCAAGAAAGCAGATGGAAGGGAAATGGTTGGAACTGTATTTTGGGGGTCCATTAGGTGCACTGGTGCAGCGCAGATGGCTAAACCGCACCAGCACTGGGAGCGTGGTTAGGCTCCCAACAACCAGACAGGAATAATCCCCAAGAAAAAGGACCAATCATCAATAAACTAACCACCGCTTTTGGCCGGAGCCAAGCCTAGCATCTTATCTAATCACATCGAACCAATAAATAAACTCCATTAGAACATGAGGCTAAGCTATGGTGGAGAGCAAATCTTGAGCTCCTCCGGATTAAAAAAACGCTACTCCTAGCCTTTTGGGACCGGATCCAGGACGTGATTAACAAATGACCGGAGCCGATTAACAAACGGACGGGGAGGACACCTGAATCCCTCGATCCGAATAAACAACCAGATCACTgcatggacgacgacgacgacgacgccgtcgttgtGCAATGCAAAAGCGTTAAGCGGGCGTGGGAAGGGATGCGGAGGCGGCGCGGGGCCGTGCTTACGGGCGGGTTGGTGGTAGACGAAGCCTCGGCGTAGGGGGGCGAGGAGGTCCGGCGGGACGGACACGCCGGCGACGAGGTACTTGTATATGAGCGCCTGGTGCTCCAGCTCCTCGTACTGCGCCGCCGTGAAGAGCGCCGGCCTCGCCGCCCACCTGCCGCTCATCgtgtgctgctgctggtggtggtgctgctgcgCGGCGTCCTCCCCCACCCTGCAAAGCAAAGCTCACCGCATTAGATACCTGGAGGAGTCTGCGGGCATCCGGGTGGCATAAAGCAAGCGAAGAAGAGGGGGTTTCCCGGACGGGAGAAGAGGAGATGGCTTACGCGGAGAGAGGGGCGGCGCGGCAgaaggggaggagggaggaggggcgGTGGCCGGCTGCCGGAGACAGGGAGGCAAAGGGCATCGCCATATatgctcttctctctctctctccgctcTGCCGCTGCTCCGGCCTTCTCTTTTAATGTGCTGTGCTTTTGCCTTTTACCTGGCTGGCTCTGTCTCTTTCCCTCTGACTCGCTGGCTCTGGgctgtgcctgtgcctgtgcctgtgcctACGCCTACGCCGAGCAGGGCGGCTGCTGTGCGTGGCTGCGTGCTACCACTCGCTACCTGATGAGGGGGGCGGGGCGGAGGCGAGGTGAGGTGAGGGACGGACGGACGGGGGCAAAGGGCAAATGGCCTGGGCCTGGCTGGGCTAGCCCTTATAGGCGACCGCAGCCGCGCTGCGCATGGCAGGGTGGTCCGGCGGTGGGATGAGGCCGACACGGAAGGGTTCCAGCTAAGGGACAAGCACCTGCCAGAAGCCCCTGTACTACAGCGTCTCACTTCCCTTCTCTCTCATCACCGATATTTCTCgggccctccctccctctctccacatgcgcgcgcgcgcacacacacaccctGCTCTGCTTGGCTCTGTTCGCGGTCGTCTTGGGTTGCGGGCTACAGGTTAATAAGACGGTCTCCAACGGCGCGATACAAACGCAAAAATACGTTATGCACAGTGTTTTTTACCGAAACCATCCTCCAACGGAAGACCGAAACAAGATACCCATTCTGGGTACTCGACGATTCGGAAGGCAAATCTGCGTCTTCAAAGAGAGACGACGCAAACATATAGTGATGGGCCCGTAGGAGCCGTCAGGGCAGGGCGCGGCCGGCTCGACTCGGCGAGGCGGATCCGCGGCGGAGCGTGGCCGGCGGGGCGAGGCGGGCTCGAGGCGAGGAACGCCCGTAGCAGCGTGGCATGGCGAGGCGGATTCGGGGAGGAATGGAGTGGAGAAGGCGGGCCACCGCGGGAGGAGTTGACGAAGGAGAGGGCACCGGGGGTCCGTCGCGCGGGCGCGAGCTCGGGGGACCCGCCACCGCAGCAGGGGCAGCCCTCGCCTTGCGCCACGCCCGCGCCCTCACTGGTGCGCTGCCGCGTCGGGAGCCACCCTCGACCCGCGCCCATGGCCACAACCGGGGCCTACCCGCGCCGGGGGACTCCCACGCCTGGGCCGCCTGCGCCGGTGCGCCGCCACGCCGAGGGGCGCTCGCGCCCGGGCCCACCAGCGCCTCTGCGCCACCACGCCGGTGCGCCGTCGCGCCGAGAGGTGCCCTCGCTTAGGCCGCTAGCGCAAGACCGCCGAGCCCGCCTGCGCCGGTCCGCCGCCGCGCCGAGGGGCATCGTGGCCCCGCTGCCACCGCTGGCGAGGTGCTGCTGCCGCCTAGGGAGAGAAGAGAGCGAGGGAGCgtggagagagaggggagagagaGCACAAATATCATCGGCGGGATTCGGGGCTTCCTGCTTGGAGCATGTGTTGGAGAGGTCAAGGAATGGGTACGTAGCTTTTTTACTGTACGTTACCTAAACTGTGAAATGGATGTTAGGTTTGGGTCACGCTGTTGGAGTCGGTCTAACTAGAGGGACTAATAAAGTTCAAAAAATAACTAGGGGGTACTAGTGACAAAAAAAACGTACTACACCGTGGTCAATTTCAACTGATGGGCCAACAAAAAGCCAAACCGATGCGTACGCACGGGCACTTCACGTGCCCGCAGAGCCGCAGAGGCAACCGCACCGCACCAGTCTCGTCATCGGCAGCCACCGGCAAcgattaggctgtgtttagttggaggaatttgattaggctgtgtttagttggaggaatttgaattttgggctactgtagtatgttcgtttttatttggtaaatagtgtttaaacatggattaattaggctcaaaatgtttgtctcgcaatttcccaccaaactgtgcaattgatttttcttttcgtctacatttaatgctccatgcacgaacCGTAAACATTTAATGTaacagatactgtagcaactttttagaagttgAGGTGAAACTAAACCAGGCTTAGTCGATCAGGCCAGGCGACCCGCACGACGACGACTCCTAACTGCCGGACGTTTTGCCGCCGTCTTAAACGATGGGGATGGTTTATTTACTGTTGACCGGTTTAGCTGATTTGatgtaaaaaatattattttaacttATAATGGATCGTATAAGCGCAGCTAAACAGGCTTTGGTTCGCTTGCAGCGCACAGCGCAGGCCTTTGGCCCGCGCGGCCGGGCATCCACGATCCATGCCATGCGACAGGGGTACGCGCAGGTGAGGCGCCAGAGCAGCCGCTGACAAAAGCAGCAGTGCAGCAGCGCAACCTCCCGTTGCCTTTAACTGCTTGCGCACCGCGCGCGCCCGGGGTAAAAGCTATCGCAGCCTTTTCCAAAGGGCTGCATTTGTATGCTTGCCTTCTCGGGTCAGAATCAATGGATCACACAGCCTCAAAGGATGATCGTGGCTGTCTGGCTTATCGAAGTTGAACATGTCTTGCTCGCCCATGACGCCCTGCTGCGTGTTCCGTCTTATcgtcgccttcttcttcttcggctgtgtttagtttgtgaaatttaagaatttggctaccgtaatattttcgtttttatttgacaattagtgttcaatcatggactaattaggctcaaaacgtttgtctcgcgatttccaaccaaactgtgcaattagttttttttcgtctacatttaatgttccatacacatatcgcaagatttgatgtgattgatactgtagcattttttagaaaactttttaggaactaaacacagccttctTTTCCTTTGAACCCTTGTGTGTGTACGGGCGAAatcgcagagagagagagagggaactCGGCGAGCTGGAATCCAGATCCAAAAACAAGTGCGGTAGGCCATTTCTAGGTGCCGCGTCGCGAGCCTCCTACTTCGGGGATGTTTGATCGAGGACAAAAGTTTAGGTACTAATTAAAAAAACTAAACAAAAATTAATTAGACATAATAAATTTATAtagtaaattagtctcaatctatactattaattttgtaattagtctagaTTAGTCTCGAACCTGCTTCATCAAGCCTCCTCAGGCGTCAGACATTCACTAACAAGTCAGACAACAGCAAGTCAGCAAGGAGTGATGGCCTGATGGACGCATCATACTCCTACAAGGCAGCGCGCGCGTATGCACGCACCGGCAGCACCGCGCAGCAACTTCTCGTTACAGCCTTCCAGGTACTGTGCAATACGTGACATCGGACAAGCATGTTACTGTGTGCATAAGGTAgaaccttgtttagttcctcctaaagtttactctctatttcatcgaatgtttgacatatacatagagtattaaatatagactaaaaaataactaattacacagtttgcgactaattttcgagatgaatcttttaaacctaattagtttatgatttgacaatatgataCTACAGTAACTCgtatactaattatatattaattagatttaataaatttatctcacgAGTTAACACGAATtctatattttattttttatgagTATCTAAATACGACTGACACTCCGTTTACACGAGTCTACGCAGAGCTCCG from Miscanthus floridulus cultivar M001 chromosome 11, ASM1932011v1, whole genome shotgun sequence includes these protein-coding regions:
- the LOC136493601 gene encoding growth-regulating factor 3-like, yielding MAMPFASLSPAAGHRPSSLLPFCRAAPLSAVGEDAAQQHHHQQQHTMSGRWAARPALFTAAQYEELEHQALIYKYLVAGVSVPPDLLAPLRRGFVYHQPALGYGTYFGKKVDPEPGRCRRTDGKKWRCSKEAAPDSKYCERHMHRGRNRSRKPVEAQLVPPPPAPQQQQQQQAPAPAAGFQNHSLYPSVLAGNGGGGGVVGGGGGTFGMGPASLLHMDSAAAYATAAGGGSKDLRYSAYGVKSLSDEHSQLLPGGMDTSMDNSWRLLPSQTTTFQATSYPLFGTLSGLDESTIASLPKTQREPLSFFGSDFVTAKQENQTLRPFFDEWPKSRESWPELPEDNNLGFSATQLSISIPMATSDFSNTSSRSPNGIPSR